The DNA region TAGTAGAACTCCCCGAGTATTCCATCGGTAAATATCCTGTGACCAACCGCGAATACCAAGCCTTTGTGCGCGATGCAAGATACAAACCGCCGCGCGGCTGGGACGGCGCCCAGTTCCCTAGTGAAAAAGGCGGGCATCCTGTGGTAAATGTTTCATGGAACGATGCGATGGAGTATTGTAGATGGCTAAGAAAGCAAAGTAATATAGAATACCGCTTGCCGACTGAAGCCGAGTGGGAAAAAGCTGCGCGCGGAGAAGATGGGCGCATGTACCCGTGGGGCAATGCTTTCGACCCTAAAAAGGCAAATTCAATCGAATCTGGGATTGGAAATACATCTGAAGTCGGACAATTTTCACCGCAAGGCGATTCGCCCTACGGCTGCGCCGATATGGCGGGCAATGTTTGGGAATGGTGTAATGATTGGTTCGATGAACAGAATTACAAGCACCACAAAGATGGGGAAAAGAAGCCAAGAAACGCGCAAAAAGGACAGCGCGGCGGTTCTTGGAAAAACGATCGTTGGCCCATCCGCTGTGCACGCCGTAACAGCAGCGCCTCCGATTCCTTCAGTGATATCACCGGTTTTCGTGTGGTGATACCACCGGTTATCAAGTGGTGATGGTCTACCATTTTTTCCAATCTGGCCCTATAAATGTTTAGGCTGCTGTTGGCAAGACAATTCAATATTAATTAAAACTAAACGACTTTTGAAGTTTAGTAAAGTCCTCCGAGGTCTCAAATACTTCGGAGGACTTTGTTCATCTACTTTTTTTTCTTCTTCACCGGCTTCGCTTTGGGTTTCGCCGCTGGCTTCTTCCCTTTCGGGGATTTTGTCTTAACAGGCGCGGCTTTCTTCGGCTTCGCTTCTTTCTTCCCTTCGGCGCGCTCAGGGCGGCGCTTTCCATCTTTCTTCCCCTCCGCCTTCTGCGCGCCAAGGAACCGCTCCACCGTCCAGCCGACATTGACCGAGGTCACAGCTTCGCCGGGTTTCACTTCCACGATCAGGTCGCCCTTGGTGGAGGCGCGTTTGCGTACGCCCGCCGCATCCAGCCGCGTGGATTTGGGCGCGCCCTTCGTCAAGTGGATGGTCGCCATGTAATTCGGCTTTCCGCTGGCGATGGCGGCAAGCACCACTTTGTCCGGCAGATCCCACGCGACCACGCCCTTGCCGTAGCGTCCCTGCACGGGGAAGTCCTTCACATCCACGCGCTTGGCTTTGCCGTCGCTGGTCAGAATGAAGATATCGCCTTCGGCGGGCAGGATCTCCGCGCCGACAACCTCGTCCTTCTCGTCCAGTTTCATGCCGTTCACACCCGCCGCGACAAGTCCCATCGGGCGCACATCATCCTCCTTGAAGCGGATCGCCATGCCACCTGCCGTGACCAGCAGGATTTCCTTCTTTCCATCCGTCAAGCCGACCCAGCCAAGCCGGTCGCCTTCGTTGACCTTGACCATCGTAAAGGTTTGCGAGGAAGGACCGGGTAATTCGCTGACGAGACTCTTCTTGAGCATGCCGAAGCGCGTGATCGTGATGACGCAGGTCTCTTCGCCGAGCGCGGATTTACTGGCGGGCAATGCAAAGACTGCCGCAAGCGCATCGTTCTCGGTCAGCGGCGAGACTTTGAAGTATGCGATCCCCTGACTCAATTTATTCGCCTGCGGGATCAAATGCGCGGCGACCGCGGCGGCTTTACCAAGTTTGCTGACGAAGTAAACCGTATCTGTCGTCGAAGCCCTGACCAGGAAACGCGGCGCATCGTTGCCGGAATGACGCGGCTGTTTATCGTCCGCGGTGCGCGAGACCAAGCCGTCGTCGGTCACGCCGATCCACACGGTTTGCTGGGGCAGCAGGTCATTGGTGGTCAGCGCCTGCATACCCTTCGCCCCGTCCTTCACGCTGACGATCTGCGTGCGGCGGCGGTCGGCGTAGGCGGCTTTCACCTTTTGCAGTTCGTCCGCCACCACGCCGCGCATCAACTTCGGCGACTTCAACAGCGTCGTCAGCTCCTTGATCAGTGTGCTCACTTCCTTGTATTCGGTTTCGATCTTCTTGCGCTCAAGCGCGGCAAGACGGCGCAGTTGCATGTCAAGGATCGCGTTCGCCTGCAACTCCGTCAGCTTGTAACGCTTCATCAGTTTTGCCCGCGCAGTTTCCACGTCCGCGGCGGAGCGGATGAGGTTGATGATCTCATCCAGATTCTTCAACGCGACCAAGTATCCTTCAAGGATGTGCTGGCGCGCTTTCGCCTTTTCCAGATCGAATTGCGCCCGCCTCTTAATGACCTCGAGCCTGTGTTCCACGTAGACGCGGAGTGCCTGCTTCAGGGTTAAGGTGCGCGGCTCGCCGTCCACCAATGCCAGCAGGTTGATGCTGAAGGTGGTCTGCATCGGCGTGCGGCGATACAGTTCGCGCAGGACAAAATTCGGGTCGGCGTTCTTCGTCAGTTCGATGACAATGCGCATGCCCTGGCGGTCGGATTCATCGCGCAGGTCGGAGAGACCCTCCAGATGTCCGTCACGCGCCAGTTCGGCGATACGCTCGATCAGGCTGGATTTGTTGACCATGTACGGCAGTTCGGTGACGATGATGCGGTTCTTGCCGCGCTCCATCTCCTCGACGTGCGCCTTCGCCTGCACCGTGATCTTGCCGCGCCCCGAACCATACGCGGACTCAAGTCCCTCCTCGCCCTTCTCCTGCACGATCAACCCGCCGGTCGGGAAGTCGGGTCCCTGCACGAATTTCATCAACTGTTCCACGTCGATGTCGTCGAGCTTTTCCCATTTTTGGATCATGAAGACCAGCGCATCCACGATCTCGCCGAGGTTGTGCGGCGGAATGGAGGTCGCCATACCGACCGCGATACCCGTCGCGCCGTTCACCAGCAGGTTGGGGATGGCGGCTGGCAGCACGCTCGGCTCTTCGAGCGTGTCGTCGAAGTTCGGGGCGTAGTTAACGGTATTTTTATTGAGATCAAACAGAATGTCGAGCGCGGCGGAGGTAAGTCTCGCCTCGGTATAACGCATCGCAGCGGGCGGGTCGCCATCCACCGAACCGAAATTACCCTGTCCATCCACCAGCAGGGTGCGCAGCGAAAAATCCTGCGCCATGCGCGCCATCGCTTCATAGACCGCCGAGTCGCCATGCGGGTGGTATTTTCCCAGCACCTCGCCGACAATACGCGCGGATTTTTTATACGGTGAATCGGCACGCAACCCCATGTCATACATTGCGTACAGAATGCGCCTCTGCACGGGTTTGAGCCCGTCACGGGCATCAGGCAGGGCGCGCGCCACGATCACCGACATGGCGTAATCGAGATACGCCTGTTGCATTTCGGTGTCGATGTCAATTTTTCGTACGATACCAAGTTCCATTGAATATCCTTTTTGAACCGCGAAGCGCGCAAGGGACGCAAAGGAAAAAACGAATCTTCGCGCGCTTGGCGAACTTGGCGGTAAAGTCTGTGGTGAATTAATGTTCTATCGCGGGGCAATCTTACGGGCAAAGGGGAGATGCGTCAAGTGGAACGTCTTCTGTTGTGCAGGAAACGGACGGCACCGATCAGAATGATCAGGAATGTCAGCGCGGCATAACTGTAAAAGAACATGGTATACGCAGGGAGTGCTGCGCTGTCCGCGGCGTGTAGGATGAGATAGAGCGTATAGAACACATAGTACGAAAACAATATGCCGCCTTCGAGACGCGAGATCCTGCTGTCCACATAAAAGATGGGAAGAGTGATAATCGCCACGAACAGCATGACAAGAAAATCGAAACGCAGCACCTGCCCTGTGACGTTGATCCCCGCCGGGGAGACCAGCCCTGCAATGCCCAGCACGCCGAGCAAGTTGTAGATATTGCTGCCCACCGCATTGCCGACGGCAATGTCGCTTTCCCCTTTCAGCGCCGCCACAAGCGACGTGGCAACTTCCGGCAGGGAGGTGCCGATCGCCACAATGGTCAGACCGATGATCAACTGGCTCACGCCCAGCGCCACCGCAATGGAAGAAGCGGCATCCACCAGCCAGCGTGCACCCAACACCAGCAGGCTTAATCCCGCAATGACAAAGGCAATATTCTTCAGAATGTTCTTCAACGTGGACGGTTCTTTCGCTTCGTATTCCTGGGCATATTCATCCTGCACCGCCCTGACCTCCTTGCGGCTTTGGCGGAACGAAAAGATGGTGTAGGCGACCACGCCGGCAAAAAGGAGCGCGCAGTCCAGCCGCCCAAGCCGTCCATCCAGCACGAGCAAATAAGCAAGCACGGAAACGCCGATCATGATCGGTACATCAAGGCGGATGAGTTGTTCCGCGATCAGAATGGGGGCGATCAATGCGCTGACGCCAAGCACGAACAGGATGTTGAAGATATTCGAACCGAGCACATTGCCGATTGTCAGATCGCCCTGCCCGGTGGCGGCGGCTTGAATGGACACGGCGATCTCCGGCGAAGCCGTCCCCAACGCCACGATGGTCAGACCGATAACAAGCGGCGAAACGCCGAATGCCGCCGCCAGCCGCGATGATCCGCGCACCAACAGTTCCGCGCCGGCAATGAGGACAACCAGTCCCAGAATGAAAAGCAGGATTGTGGAGAGCATTGGTTCATATTCCCTTTACGATGTGGATGGTTATTATAAGGCATGGACTTGTCCGATCCCTTCGGATTGCCTCGAATAAAAAAATCGGGCAGGCGATATGCCTGCCCGATACGGACTAGGGGGTGAAATTGATGCTTCGAGTGATACAAGCGCCGTTTTGACCCGGGCTGGGGCACAATGTGACGTTCACCCGCATGGCATTGCCGCCGGGGTTGTATGCGAACATCGGCGCGCTGACCGTGAACGTATCTCCGGGATTAAGCACATCCTTGGTGGTCGTTTTCAGACAGCTATCCAGATCGGTGAAATTGTCTACCAGCGCCACAAGTTCCGTTCCGGTGACCGTATCCTTGACTTCGATCCGCAGCGATCGAAACGCAAGCGGACCGGTATTCTTTAGTTTGATCTCAACCCACCACCCCGAACAGGAATCCAGACCGGCGTACTCAAGGTTGAAATCGGGGACCGGTGTAGGGGTCATGGTCGCTGTCGGAGTGGGCGGAGGCGTAAACACCGGCAGGAACATGTAGGGACCCGTCAATGTTGCATACTCGCCCCACACCCAGCAGAATTGCGCTCCCGCGCCCGGATTGCGGATGTACCAGTAATTTCCTCCCGGGTCGCGTCCATGCACTTCAGCGGACTGACCTACGAGCAAAGCGCCCACACGTCCATACACCCTGCCCGGACCCACGCGGCAATTGGTATTGACGGAAACGCTGATCAACGACACGGTCGAAGTGGCAGTGAACAGCGGAGTGGGAGTCTGCGTTTCGGTCGGTGTGAGGGATGGCGTAAACGTAAACTCCGGCGTCGGAGTGAATTCCAACGTCGGAGACGGAAGTTCCACCGGCGCGCCTTCGGTCAAGCCTGCGATCACGGTCTGCGCGGCGGCGGTGCTGATACTGCCCGCATCCGGCGTTGCCACACCCGGCACGGAACAGGCTGCGCTGACGAGCAATAAGATGAACAGGGGCGAATATATTTTTGATAAGCGCATCATGGCTGTTCCTTTCCTTCGATTCTTCGTCCAAAATCCGTTTTATTAAGACGATCCACAATGCGTTCTTGTTCCCGCGTCAGCGATACCAGATCAGCCAGCCCCTCGTCAGCCATTTTCGGCGCAGGTCGATCTTAAATCCCTTCGACGCAAGACTTTCGACCGAAGCCGCAAACCATTGCTTCAACCCGAACGCCTTCGCAGCAGATGTCTCTGCCGCAGAGCGCTTCCACGCCTCGACAAAATCATGGATCTCCTCCCCAGTCGTCACGTGGTGGATCAGATTCTTGGGCAGGACTGCCTGAAAATCGGTGATGTCGAATCCCATGCGAAAGTTTGTGCTGAAGACGAGCGCCTCGAACCTCCAACCGACGCCTGCTTCACGCCTCGCGACATTCGCCACGCTGATGCTGCCATACGGGTTGGACGTCCCCTCGACCATCAACCCGCCCGGCAGGACGTACTCCGCAAGCCGCTCATACGCCGGCGCGAATTCGCTCTCCTCATACTGCCGCAGGACATTGAACGCACGGATCAACCGGACACGCTCATTTGCCAGCAAGGGTAGGTTGAATCCGCCCAGCCGAAAGAAGGTCTTTTCGTCGGCGAAAGGCTGCGCCGCATCGACCCGCTCCTTGTCGATCTCCACGCCGAGGATACGCAGCCCCGGATTCAGCCGCCGGAACCGTTCAGCGCTCTCGAGCGTGGTGCGCGGGTCAAAGCCGTAGCCGAGGTCAACGAACAGGGAATCAGCGAACAAGCCGTCGGTCCGCGTGAGAAGCGAAGGCTCATAGAGCAGGATAAAGTTATCCATACGCCGGAGTCGGTTCGAGGCGGTCTTCCCGCGGGTGACTTGTCCCTGCGGTTTTTTGCTGGTTGACTTCATTTGTGCGATTATACGATGTAGCGAATCAAAAAAGGAAGCAGTCGTGTGACTGCTTCCTTTTGTTGTGTTGATTAGTCGCCCGGTTCCGCGTCCGGCGATGGGGAAAGTTCCGCGCCATCGTCGCTGACAGGTTCCGCGCCCTCGGTGAACCGTCCATGGATGAAACCGGTTCCGGCGGGGATGAGCTTGCCGATGATGACGTTCTCCTTCAAACCGAAGAGCGGATCGGTGGTGGAGCCGATGGCGGCGCTTGCCAGCACCTTGATGGTATGCTGGAAGGAGGAGGCGGAGAGGAATGAGTCGGTGCTGAGCGATGCCTTGGTAACACCGAGCAGGACCTCGCTGAAACGAGCCGCCTGTTTACCTTCCGAGATCAATTGCTCGTTTATCTTGCGGATCTCGAGACGGTCGACCACGTCACCGGGCAGGTACTTGCTGTCGCCGGGGCGGGTGACCTGCACCTTGCTCAACATCTTGCGGATGATGACCTCAAAGTGCTTGTCGTGGATGTTCTGACCCTGCGAGCGGTACACCTTCTGAACCTCGGTCATCAAGTACATCTGGCAGGCGTCGCGTCCCTGAATTTTCAGGATGTGGTGCGGGTTGAGCGAACCTTCCGTCAACGGTTGACCGGCTTCCACGCGCATGCCGTCCTTGACAAGCAGGCGGGATGTGTTCGGGATGTCTTCGGTGATCTCCTCGCGTTGTTCATAGGAGACAAGGATCTTGTGTTCCTTCTTTTCGACCGCCACGCGCCCGCCGTGCTGGGCAACGATGGTGGCTTTGTCCTTAGTGGCAAGGATGTCGCCAGCCTGAACTTCCGATTCGTCCTTGGCGACGAACTTCCAATCCTCGGGGATGGCATATTCATCGTGGATCATTTCGGCATGTTCGATGCGGACTTCGCGCATGTCCGGGTATTTTTCCGACGGCTGGATGCGCACAATGCCGCTGATCTCAGCGACCATGGCTTCACCCTTCGGCATCTTGCGCGCTTCGAAGATTTCCTCCACGCGCGGGAGACCGGTGGTGATGTCTGCCGCGCCGGTTGCCGCCACACCGCCGGTATGGAAGGTGCGGAGCGTCAACTGTGTGCCCGGCTCACCGATAGACTGGGCGGCAACAATGCCGACCGCCGCACCAAGTTCCACCATTTCGCCGCGTCCAAGATCAACGCCGTAACACTTGGAACAAATACCATGTTCCAGTTCACAGGTCATGGGAGAACGGACTTTGACTTCGGTCACGCCGGCGGATGTGATGCGGCGCGCCAGTTCGTGTGTGATGACATCGTTGTATTCGGCAAGCACTTCACCCGTTTTCGGGTCGAGGATGCGGTCCGCGGACAGGCGACTGAACATGCGATTCGCCATGGATTGACCAGCCACGTCATCCGATTTGCGGATCCAGATGCCGTCATGAGTGCCGCAATCATGTTCGTTGATGATGATATCCTGCGCGATGTCCACGAGGCGGCGGGTGAGATAACCCGCATCCGCCGTGCGGAGGGCTGTGTCCGCCAGACCCTTGCGCGCGCCGTGCGTGGAGATGAAGTATTCCTGCGCGGTGAGTCCCTCACGGAAGTTGGAGCGGATCGGCATCGGGATGATGCGACCGGAGGGGTCAGCCATCAAACCGCGCATACCCGCCAACTGGGAAATGGTGGAGAAACCGCCCTTGGTCGCGCCGGAGGTTGCCATGGTGGAAAGGTTGCCGTCCGGGTCCATATGCTTCTTCACGGCGTCGCCGACCTTGTCGGTCGTTTCCTGCCAGATCTGGATCTCGCGTTCGTTCTTTTCCTGCTCGGTCAACAGACCGCGGCGGAAATCACGCAGGACCACTTCAACGGCTTTCAGGGCGTCTTCGATGATCGGCTTGCGTTCCGGCGGGATGGAAATATCCGCAACCGCCAGCGTCGTGCCGGATTTCATGGCGTATTCGAAACCGATGCTCTTGACGCGGTCCGCCACATTGGTGGTTACATCGCGTCCGCAAAGTTCATAGACTTCGGCGATCAGGTCCTTCACGCCGCCTTTATCAAGCTTTTTGTTGACAAACTGTACCTGTTCAGGCAGGACGCGGTTGAAGAGCACGCGTCCAACTGTCGTTTCGATGATGCGGGTTTCTGCTTCGGGCAGGCGCGCGCCGTTATCGTTGTACCAGGTTTGCACGCGAAGTTTTATTTCGGTATGCACATCCACCTGATCGAGCGCGTAGGCGAGTTCCACTTCGTCCATATCGGCGAAGGCGCGCCCGTCACCGCGGTGCGCTGCGCGCTGGGGCATGGTCAGGTAATACACACCCAGCACCATGTCCTTCGACGGGGAAATGATCGGTTCGCCGTCCGCAGGTTTGAGCAGGTTGCGCGAAGCGAGCATCAGCTCACGTGCTTCGGTCACCGCTTTTTGCGAGAGCGGAACATGCACAGCCATCTGGTCGCCGTCAAAGTCCGCGTTGAAGGCGGTGGTGACGAGCGGATGGAGCTGAATGGCAGAGCCTTCGATGAGGATCGGCTCGAACGCCTGAATACCGAGACGGTGCAGCGTGGGAGCGCGATTCAACAACACGGGGCGGTCGCCAATGACGCTTTCGAGCGCCTCCCATACTTCGGGACGGTTGCGTTCGATCAGGCGACGGGCGCCCTTCACGTTGGCAGCATATCCGTTCTGCACAAGCTTGGCGATCACGAACGGACGATACAGTTCCAACGCCATGCTCTTGGGCAGACCGCACTGATTGAGTTTGAGTTGGGGACCCACCACGATCACGGAGCGCCCGGAATAGTCCACGCGCTTGCCGAGCAGGTTGCGGCGGAAGCGTCCCTTTTTACCCTTGAGCATATCGCTCAGGGATTTGAGTTCGCGGCGTCCGCGGCGGGAGAGCGCCTTGCCGCGCTGGCTGTTGTCGATCAGGCTGTCAACGGCTTCCTGCAACATACGCTTCTCGTTGCGGATGATGACATCCGGCGCGCCAAGTTCGAGCAATCTCTTCAAGCGGTTGTTGCGGTTAATGACGCGGCGGTACAAGTCATTGAGATCGGAAGTGGCGAAACGTCCGCCATCCAACTGCACCATCGGGCGCAGGTCGGGGGGGATGACCGGCAGGACGGTCAGGATCATCCACTCAGGGCGGTTGCCGGAGCGGCGGAACGCCTCCACGACCTTAAGGCGGGTGGTGGCTTTCTTGCGCTTCTGCTTGCTCTTTGTGGTGCGGACTTCGTGCCACAGTTCTTCGGAAAGTTTGTCGAGGTCAAGGCGTTCGAGGATGTCATAGAACGCCTCGGCACCCATATCGGCGCGGAAGACCTGTCCCCAACGCTGTTTCAATTCACGGTAGCGGATCTCGCTGATAAAGGTGAAAGGACGCAGTTCCAACAGTTCATCGCGCAGGCGGGATGAGTTATTGGACGAGACAGAAGTCTGGGACTCCAGTTCGTTGCGCAGAGCTTCCATGTCCTGATCCGCCTGTGCCTTGATGGCGGCGGATTGCGTTTTCAATTCCTCGATCTCAGCCTGGCGCTTGTCCTTCAATTCATTTTCAAGCGATTCCAGTTTCTTCTGGACGGTCTTTTGAATCAGTGTAATGTGTTTGCTGGCGACCTTGTCACCAGCGTCGATGATCTTCTCGCCGGTCTGTTCAAAAACGAGAGCTTTCTTGGCAGCTTCGCCCATTTGGTCTTGAAGCTGCTTCTCCAGTTTCTGACCTTCCTTGATGACAGGGTCAAGTTGCTCGGCGATGCCCTCGTCATAGCCCTGTTCGAGCAGCGCTTGCTTCTGCTTGAATTCGGCGATCTGCTGATCGCGTTTGGTCTTGATATCTGCAATGCGGGCGTTGATCTCGGCAGCCTGCTCGCGCTCTGAGACCGAGATCTCATCCTCAAGACGCTGCAACGCCTTCTTGCGGGCTTCCTCGTCGACGTAGGTCACGATGTACTGGGCAAAATACAGCACCCGGTCCAGGTTGCGGCGGGAAATATCCAACAGCATGCCCATCTGAGACGGGATGCGGCGCGTATACCAGATATGTGCAACAGGGGATGCAAGCGCAATATGCCCCATGCGCTCGCGACGGACGGCAGAGCGGGTTACTTCCACACCGCATTTTTCACAAGTAATGCCCTTGTAGCGCGGGTTTTTATATTTTCCGCAGTAACATTGCCAGTCGCGGGTCGGTCCG from Anaerolineales bacterium includes:
- a CDS encoding SH3 domain-containing protein, with the translated sequence MMRLSKIYSPLFILLLVSAACSVPGVATPDAGSISTAAAQTVIAGLTEGAPVELPSPTLEFTPTPEFTFTPSLTPTETQTPTPLFTATSTVSLISVSVNTNCRVGPGRVYGRVGALLVGQSAEVHGRDPGGNYWYIRNPGAGAQFCWVWGEYATLTGPYMFLPVFTPPPTPTATMTPTPVPDFNLEYAGLDSCSGWWVEIKLKNTGPLAFRSLRIEVKDTVTGTELVALVDNFTDLDSCLKTTTKDVLNPGDTFTVSAPMFAYNPGGNAMRVNVTLCPSPGQNGACITRSINFTP
- the rpoC gene encoding DNA-directed RNA polymerase subunit beta' — protein: METKGLTALRISLASPQTILSWSYGEVLKPETINYRRLRPEKDGLFCEAIFGPTRDWQCYCGKYKNPRYKGITCEKCGVEVTRSAVRRERMGHIALASPVAHIWYTRRIPSQMGMLLDISRRNLDRVLYFAQYIVTYVDEEARKKALQRLEDEISVSEREQAAEINARIADIKTKRDQQIAEFKQKQALLEQGYDEGIAEQLDPVIKEGQKLEKQLQDQMGEAAKKALVFEQTGEKIIDAGDKVASKHITLIQKTVQKKLESLENELKDKRQAEIEELKTQSAAIKAQADQDMEALRNELESQTSVSSNNSSRLRDELLELRPFTFISEIRYRELKQRWGQVFRADMGAEAFYDILERLDLDKLSEELWHEVRTTKSKQKRKKATTRLKVVEAFRRSGNRPEWMILTVLPVIPPDLRPMVQLDGGRFATSDLNDLYRRVINRNNRLKRLLELGAPDVIIRNEKRMLQEAVDSLIDNSQRGKALSRRGRRELKSLSDMLKGKKGRFRRNLLGKRVDYSGRSVIVVGPQLKLNQCGLPKSMALELYRPFVIAKLVQNGYAANVKGARRLIERNRPEVWEALESVIGDRPVLLNRAPTLHRLGIQAFEPILIEGSAIQLHPLVTTAFNADFDGDQMAVHVPLSQKAVTEARELMLASRNLLKPADGEPIISPSKDMVLGVYYLTMPQRAAHRGDGRAFADMDEVELAYALDQVDVHTEIKLRVQTWYNDNGARLPEAETRIIETTVGRVLFNRVLPEQVQFVNKKLDKGGVKDLIAEVYELCGRDVTTNVADRVKSIGFEYAMKSGTTLAVADISIPPERKPIIEDALKAVEVVLRDFRRGLLTEQEKNEREIQIWQETTDKVGDAVKKHMDPDGNLSTMATSGATKGGFSTISQLAGMRGLMADPSGRIIPMPIRSNFREGLTAQEYFISTHGARKGLADTALRTADAGYLTRRLVDIAQDIIINEHDCGTHDGIWIRKSDDVAGQSMANRMFSRLSADRILDPKTGEVLAEYNDVITHELARRITSAGVTEVKVRSPMTCELEHGICSKCYGVDLGRGEMVELGAAVGIVAAQSIGEPGTQLTLRTFHTGGVAATGAADITTGLPRVEEIFEARKMPKGEAMVAEISGIVRIQPSEKYPDMREVRIEHAEMIHDEYAIPEDWKFVAKDESEVQAGDILATKDKATIVAQHGGRVAVEKKEHKILVSYEQREEITEDIPNTSRLLVKDGMRVEAGQPLTEGSLNPHHILKIQGRDACQMYLMTEVQKVYRSQGQNIHDKHFEVIIRKMLSKVQVTRPGDSKYLPGDVVDRLEIRKINEQLISEGKQAARFSEVLLGVTKASLSTDSFLSASSFQHTIKVLASAAIGSTTDPLFGLKENVIIGKLIPAGTGFIHGRFTEGAEPVSDDGAELSPSPDAEPGD
- a CDS encoding calcium/sodium antiporter, which produces MLSTILLFILGLVVLIAGAELLVRGSSRLAAAFGVSPLVIGLTIVALGTASPEIAVSIQAAATGQGDLTIGNVLGSNIFNILFVLGVSALIAPILIAEQLIRLDVPIMIGVSVLAYLLVLDGRLGRLDCALLFAGVVAYTIFSFRQSRKEVRAVQDEYAQEYEAKEPSTLKNILKNIAFVIAGLSLLVLGARWLVDAASSIAVALGVSQLIIGLTIVAIGTSLPEVATSLVAALKGESDIAVGNAVGSNIYNLLGVLGIAGLVSPAGINVTGQVLRFDFLVMLFVAIITLPIFYVDSRISRLEGGILFSYYVFYTLYLILHAADSAALPAYTMFFYSYAALTFLIILIGAVRFLHNRRRST
- the gyrA gene encoding DNA gyrase subunit A, with amino-acid sequence MELGIVRKIDIDTEMQQAYLDYAMSVIVARALPDARDGLKPVQRRILYAMYDMGLRADSPYKKSARIVGEVLGKYHPHGDSAVYEAMARMAQDFSLRTLLVDGQGNFGSVDGDPPAAMRYTEARLTSAALDILFDLNKNTVNYAPNFDDTLEEPSVLPAAIPNLLVNGATGIAVGMATSIPPHNLGEIVDALVFMIQKWEKLDDIDVEQLMKFVQGPDFPTGGLIVQEKGEEGLESAYGSGRGKITVQAKAHVEEMERGKNRIIVTELPYMVNKSSLIERIAELARDGHLEGLSDLRDESDRQGMRIVIELTKNADPNFVLRELYRRTPMQTTFSINLLALVDGEPRTLTLKQALRVYVEHRLEVIKRRAQFDLEKAKARQHILEGYLVALKNLDEIINLIRSAADVETARAKLMKRYKLTELQANAILDMQLRRLAALERKKIETEYKEVSTLIKELTTLLKSPKLMRGVVADELQKVKAAYADRRRTQIVSVKDGAKGMQALTTNDLLPQQTVWIGVTDDGLVSRTADDKQPRHSGNDAPRFLVRASTTDTVYFVSKLGKAAAVAAHLIPQANKLSQGIAYFKVSPLTENDALAAVFALPASKSALGEETCVITITRFGMLKKSLVSELPGPSSQTFTMVKVNEGDRLGWVGLTDGKKEILLVTAGGMAIRFKEDDVRPMGLVAAGVNGMKLDEKDEVVGAEILPAEGDIFILTSDGKAKRVDVKDFPVQGRYGKGVVAWDLPDKVVLAAIASGKPNYMATIHLTKGAPKSTRLDAAGVRKRASTKGDLIVEVKPGEAVTSVNVGWTVERFLGAQKAEGKKDGKRRPERAEGKKEAKPKKAAPVKTKSPKGKKPAAKPKAKPVKKKKK